The proteins below come from a single Plodia interpunctella isolate USDA-ARS_2022_Savannah chromosome 21, ilPloInte3.2, whole genome shotgun sequence genomic window:
- the LOC128679113 gene encoding zinc finger protein 41-like → MEALILFYEKCRLCLDRAGTQHIFQEDGLEQDILSYTGIKVKQSDNLPQKICSKCFKIINIAKELRILATKNDTHLKSLFGGNSFDNNEDSDDDDDNESDRLVIVESPNETMQEKDQNKEKEKESSKKTEQVIKVRMDLFESQTVTSSTKAQDKKSKLSQTTNLKRKSDFKDNEELKCEICDKVFDKWKKLYLHRRFHNKTVVCPLDCGKKFATKGDLERHLRIHTGVKPYHCSVCSQSFTQNSTLKSHMKTVHKDLVDSQQST, encoded by the exons ATGGAAGctctgatattattttatgaaaaatgtagACTGTGTCTCGATAGAGCTGGAACTCAACACATATTTCAAGAGGATGGATTGGAACAAGACATTTTATCGTACACTGGAATCaaa GTTAAACAATCGGACAACTTGCCACAGAAAATTTGTTCCAAATGTTTTAAGATcataaatattgcaaaagAACTGAGAATACTCGCCACAAAGAATGATACACATCTGAAATCTCTGTTTGGTGGCAACTCCTTTGATAACAATGAG GAttctgatgatgatgatgataatgaatCAGACAGACTTGTGATTGTTGAATCACCAAATGAAACAATGCAGGAAAAAGaccaaaataaagaaaaagaaaag GAATCATCTAAGAAAACTGAACAAGTCATCAAAGTACGAATGGATTTGTTTGAATCTCAGACAGTG acATCTTCTACCAAGGCACAAGATAAAAAGTCAAAACTTTCAcaaactacaaatttaaaaaggaAGAGTGATTTTAAGGACAATGAGGAATTAAAATGTGAA ATTTGTGACAAAGTTTTTGACAAATGGAAAAAGTTGTACTTGCATCGCCGTTTCCACAACAAGACAGTTGTGTGCCCCCTGGACTGCGGGAAGAAGTTTGCCACTAAAGGAGACTTGGAGAGGCACCTCAGGATACACACTGGAGTCAAACCCTACCATTGCTCTGTCTGCAGTCAAAGCTTCACACAGAATAGCACTTTGAAATCCCATATGAAAACTGTCCATAAAGATTTAGTAGATAGCCAACAGTCGACATAG